CTGTGTACATACCTACAACcttgtaataaattaaaatatagttcTTGACGAAGGAGTTCCTGAAAAGATGATTACCCCtgcaaaaaaagtattacaaattAAAGTTCACGTTCTGTTGAGGCAGACAGACGCACGTGAGAACGTCGTGCTCGCGTGAGCtggtaaccatagcaacaccCGGCCGACGATTTAAGTTTTTCAAATTGAGGAATTGTTTTTTTCGTTCCTTAACAGTTACACAAAACAGCTACTGAGAAACGACTTAAGGTAGTTACTGGGTTTGATTAATTCCAATAACTAAGACTGATTCGGTTACTTTCATTCGCTCTTCTTTGACTGTATAAGTTTGAATTTGAGTGAAGCCGTCCGAAGTGACGTTAGCTGAATCAGGGTTTCTTGCATAAAAGTATGTATGTAGCCCTAACGTTATATGTTTAACAGCGTTCAAAAGGTTCAGTAACGACGAACGTTTTGCgtgtatttttgttttggtgTTTCGCCCAGATCAGATAAACGCCTTTATTTTGATCTGTAAACGTTACGTGACGTCGATTAATCATGACAAGTCAAATTAGGCTAACGTTACCGTGATTATGCTCCACCATAGATATAAACACATCTCAAAATGACAAATGCTTTCGTTATCTGACGTGTATCTAGCTGTAACTGGCCCAAAGTGACTATGCATTTAGAAAGGCGTATAtccttctttttaaataatagttgAAGTCCAAGTccctaaaattaatttaataactcGCACCATGATGGAAACTAATAACCTACTGAATGATTGACACACGGAATGATATTGAAATGTTTGTCTCGTAGGTCAAAGAGACACCTATCGCCATGAACGCAGTAAAGCTAGTGAAGTTAGAGAAATCCTGCTGTCCTGGTCACTGCAGGTCCCGAGCAGTTTTCAGATTACTCATTAATGTGCACGGGACAGATGGAAACAACAGGTAACGTTAGGCTTCTTTCTCTTGTGCAGGTTAATTAGTTAGGCTATGTATTGATCTAATGCAGAGTATATTGTATAATTTTGTATGGAATCTCattttgtattcatctgaaatgCCTGAaatgtccctctctctctctaatgaaAAGACACCATACACAGTTGTATTAACTGATTCTTTAAAACAGAAAGATTATTAATTGTATGCACTCTGTTCCATTTCATCAAGAGCTTCATCGCCAGCTGCCTCCATCATCCATCCAGTCGGTGTGGAACATCATCAGATGAGATGTCACACAGACACTCAGGAAACGCAGCTCTCCAGAAACCGAGAGGCAGATGGACGACACCATCCTTAACAGACTCAACGCATGGAAGTAGACAATGAGGAATCCGAGAGACCTTTCCATCAGAAGGAACAAAGCCTTTTGAGAAGAAGCCATCAAAATACTActcatctttttcattattttgggaaattattgttattttcatgattgcCAGCCAATAATGTTTATCTGGAGTGGGAAAGAATCGTAAGGGCAACTGAGTTTTAACAAAATGCAATGCATAGCTTTGTAAAACTGCGCTTTAGTGGAATGTACAACCCACCCATATGAACCACATTACCTTCAGCACTCAATAAAGCTTATCAAAAAGTGtccttttgtgatttttttttcttctatgctATTGTTTCTATATGTTTTAAGTATTTGCGTGTGTTAAAATGTCAATAAACATGGATAAATGCCCGGAAACTCTTGTAAAGGGTGACTTGAGCAGGTGCAAAGGTCATTGCAAATATCAATAATACACATTCATCTCTGCAGCTCTAGTTAAAGGcataattataagaaatgaaaaaagtgaggactttttttgtgtgaaaaggtGCGGTTTGTTCATGTTATCATGTCATTTCAGAAGGAGTAGCCTGCAGACACAAGATGTGTTtgttattatgaataaaataaaatacatatttttacctATAATTATAAACTGTtatgtgctttatatatatatttttatatatatttatatacagtatatatatatttatatatatatatatatatatatatatatatctatatataatatatatatatatatatatatatatatatatacacacacatatgaatcAAGTGCATGAAAACAAAGACTGCATTTCTAAAACCGTATTTTTCAgagtagactttaataaaaaaaaatatatttctcacacattcttttgcattaaaaatgactaaaattttgAAGAACAGTAACATTATTTCTTTAATCTTTTAGAAGCATGCATGttacatttcaaaaatattttaagcaaaaataatatttctgttaCTGTAAAATGTGTGCGCTTATGCTGAGCTGGGAATGCGAAAACTGGAAAATGTAAAATCCAAAATACCATAATCCGTCATCCAGGTGATCTTTGGACTGGAAGGGACATTTTGATGGCTACAAAAATCCATAAGGCGGTAATCATCTGATCCATGAACATAAACAGAGCCGATCGTTGCTAATTTGCTCTGATGTCATTGATGAAGAGCCTGACGATGTCACCTTTTGACGTAAACACGTCAGAGGTGAGACATTCCGTTTCAATAAAAGGCTCCGGATCGCAGGAGCATCAGAGGACCAGGAGGAAAGAAGCAGCAGGAATATCCGCCTACCAGTGTTTACTCTCCAAAGACCCAACTGATACTCAGAGTAAGTTCCCACTCTCCATCtttctgttttcttctctttATACATGTTCTGTTTGTTTCATAATGCTTCActgagttttttcttttcttttcttttttcagatgaaCAGGTGTGTcggtggagtgtgtgtgtctcttataGTGTGCGCGTTTCTCACGGAAACACTCGGAATGGTGATCGCGGTAAGATTCATAATGATTCATTTCATTACCTAATACTGTAGGCTGGGTTTTATCGCAAATTAAATTACGGGAAAGTTGAAACAGTGATAGTTTAAAGATAGCGGAACTGTTCTGTCTAACATCTTGTTATAGGACAGACCGGGGCTGGTTGTCACAATTTTACCCGAGTAAAGTGTTCTGACAATCTCACggggattttttttaaaggcaattaCTGCTTACATACATAACTTAAAAATTtgctataaatatttaattgggtAAGAAAAAAGAATGCACGTTTACTTTTGCCCCAATAACTGGACATGTTTCGGGCtttatggggtaagttgtcataACTGGACAcggcattaaaaaataatattacagagTTTTCGGCAAAATAGCATAAATGTAGCGTAACATTTATAAaggtaatgtaaaatgtaaaaaacaatagtaatgtaaaaacaaatattgttatttaataaaccgtcaaattaacattttttgttaAAGTTGATATTAACATCATATCacttaataaaatatagttatcaGCTGTAAAATATAAGGGCACCAGTACagaattttttacagtgaatttcCAAAtgtaaatggattttttttttttttttacaatgcataaCTTGTAGGCTATAACTtgaacttttatatttatatatatatatatatatatatacatattctatAAAACAGGCAAAAGAGAAGAGAGGATGGACCCTCAACAGTGCTGGGTATCTCCTCGGTCCACGTGAGTACCCCATTACATCTtttgtagactttttttttttctgtcttctcCAATAATACAACTCTTTATCTTTCCCCGCAgctgtttattataaaaacagttgtgtATGATTTATGTAACTGTTCTGACACATACATTCTTTCTTCatttgttttgctgtatttttgcgTTGAGCTCACAGGTCTACTTTTTAAACCTTGTACTCTTTAGTGTGTCCGTACTGTCTGTGCAGGCCTGTTCTCTGTCTTTGATGAAATGTGTTGGGGTACACTGATGTTGAGCTCACCTGTGTAGGTCAGTTACATAAGCTCCCTGTGTTTCAGGTCGTATTGATCACCTTATACAGATTAAGGATTCTCCCAGTGCAAGGGGGAGAGAGGATCTGCTTGGTCAATGTAAGATAGCACCTGCAGGTTATTGAAGTCAGAGGAGGAATTGCTCTGTGGCGTTCCGCTCTTTGTGCTGTTTTCCGTTGCTGGTGAAGCTTCCATTCAGCATGAATCAAAGACAGATCTTTTCACCTAAACTGGAAAGATCAATCAAGCTTTAAAAGCATTTCTGTGTGCAATAGCATGAAGTATTCTTCTTCATGGACTTTCTAAATACTGCCATATGACTTCAACTAAATGTATTAAATCATGGCAGCAGGTTTAGTTCTGAATATATATGAGCAATATCTGCTGTTTTCCATAATTGCATTAAATAGTCTGTTAAAGGTGATTTTGCTCTTTTTACATCCTCTATCTTTCGCTCTACTCTCTGTCTCTGCTTGTCCACTTGCTGTGAGCTCCTGCCGTCGTTTTTGCAGTTAAACTGCTATTTAGTGCCCTTGTGGAAAAGGAGTACACTTTagaataattttaaatttagtaTGGAAATAACATACACTAAAAGAATATACTTCAGtgaaaactgaatgtaatgttatcGGACACTTACTTGCATATATTTAGCAATTAAATggaatttattacaattatagtttaaatttatattagttgaACTTGAGtgcttttttgacccacttaagtacatctttataagtaatttcataattatatagtGTATTGCTGAATTTACTGACTAGCATTTATGGTGCATTCCCATATAGCCTATTTAATGTAATCTTTACTGAAACTTTTAtgttatgtattaaaataattagtaaGTATATATTACTTAAAGGTACAAACTTTTAACTCGGCATTGTTATTAAAAGTGTGCTTAAGTGTGTTAGGAAATTTAGGTAATATTAGATTATCTGcaagtaaaaaatttaaaaatatacttctaagttttgaagtacactacaagtgtacatttaatacaattaagtgcacttctttatTTCCGCAAGGGTGTGAGCTTGTGCTTCatattgcaacaaaaaaaaaagcagttccaTGACTCAATACCTGTAGGTTGCTCTACTCAGTCTGTcccaaaaaacagaaaaaaaagaaaaaaaaaaaagatatgcgtCGGATAATGGCTTGTCGGCATTAGGAACATATGTGTGCCACAGGCAGGTCTATGAATATCAGCCGGGGCGTCAGGGTCTGATGGCGTGGTGCTCAGCGGGCTGTTCAAATGATCAATGTgattatttatttgctttgtgATCAGATGCCATAGACAGCCACAGGAGCCTTAGCCTTAGTGACAAGCACGGAGTGTCAGGGAAGAGAGAAATGCCAATAGAGGAAGATTTCAAGACAGGTAAGAAACATGCACTGCCTGTAGGAACTCATCTGTGTAAAAAATGGATTTGTGTTAATTAAGATCATGATTCTATATTGTTTACTAGACTCTATAAAGGCTGGGATGTGGATTATATTATGCATTAATTGTTAATGTACTTTCACAGATGTTGTGGCAAGACTTCATCAGTAAAATAATAACTCTATGAAATCTTGTAATGACTGTTTTCTGCTTTTTAGCAGCTCTGAGGATATCAGATGAGGATGTTGTCCATACTATCATAGACTTTCTTTCTTATCTCAAATTAAAAGGTAAGTgcagttgttattttttatttatttattgtaatatcattACAAAATATGAGTTTTGAATATGATTtcaaaaagaaacacaaagaatatatatacatgcacataaAGAACTAGTAATGTATATTCCATGCAATCCTGAAAAACCATCTCTGTAGGTTTTGGTCGAATAAGACCCAAAAAATAACTGTTCACCTAAAGTAATTTGACTGCAAGAAAGAGAACTGTTGTAATCTTCATATTTTTACTTCACCCTGCAGAAATTGGAGCTCTGGACAGTCTGCCTTCTTCTCTCACGTCAGAGGAAATAAGTCAATCCTAATTCTGACCGAATCCATGACACACCGTGACCTCCACCGCGCTCTCAGAGGCTGTATTAACATTCAAATTCTTCACCGCTAAACTGTCAATATTACCACGTAACTTTACTCTGTCAGAATCATTTGACGGCTCAGGTGGAGATGGattcaaaaaataaaactcaTAAATGGCATTCGACTCACCTTATTGTCTGTCTCATTATCTTTCTTTTATATTCATAGAAAAGGCAGTAACCATGACAGactattacttttatatttgcaAAGTATAAACACACCCATAACAATTCTCAGAAGACCTACTATTTTACTTCTTGATTGGTACATGCAGACTGAAACATGAATAATTAATACTGCCGGCTGTTCTTCTGGTCTTAGCTTCTCAGCGGTCATCTGGCACTCAGATCACATATCCACCATGATGTTTCTCCGTGAATCCA
This Carassius auratus strain Wakin unplaced genomic scaffold, ASM336829v1 scaf_tig00009057, whole genome shotgun sequence DNA region includes the following protein-coding sequences:
- the LOC113072377 gene encoding galanin peptides isoform X1, with the translated sequence MNRCVGGVCVSLIVCAFLTETLGMVIAAKEKRGWTLNSAGYLLGPRRIDHLIQIKDSPSARGREDLLGQYAIDSHRSLSLSDKHGVSGKREMPIEEDFKTAALRISDEDVVHTIIDFLSYLKLKEIGALDSLPSSLTSEEISQS
- the LOC113072377 gene encoding galanin peptides isoform X3 → MNRCVGGVCVSLIVCAFLTETLGMVIAAKEKRGWTLNSAGYLLGPHAIDSHRSLSLSDKHGVSGKREMPIEEDFKTAALRISDEDVVHTIIDFLSYLKLKEIGALDSLPSSLTSEEISQS
- the LOC113072377 gene encoding galanin peptides isoform X2 codes for the protein MNRCVGGVCVSLIVCAFLTETLGMVIAAKEKRGWTLNSAGYLLGPRRIDHLIQIKDSPSARGREDLLGQYAIDSHRSLSLSDKHGVSGKREMPIEEDFKTALRISDEDVVHTIIDFLSYLKLKEIGALDSLPSSLTSEEISQS